In Cupriavidus taiwanensis, the following are encoded in one genomic region:
- a CDS encoding cyanophycin metabolism-associated ABC transporter: MTQSSLPVPTATAADEPWRAEAGSWLRPGETVLAGLALDLDARLHFTQGWLVVTDQRIVARAPGEKNVREWNIAPALRLSHTDHAGVGTLELSGPAGRLATWRYTLGYNPAALRLADQFEAQRDAAASRPASAAGEVLCPTCKAPLPPDEEQCPQCSRELETPPSTWALLRLWRFARPYRWQLLGGFLLTLLSTAATLVPPYLTMPLMDKVLIPFQNGVPIDYGLVRLYLAGLLGAALVAWSLGWARTYLLARVSERIGADLRTTTYEHLLKLSLEYFGGKRTGDLMARIGSESDRICVFLSLHLLDFATDVLMILMTAVILVSINPWLALVTLVPLPFIAWMIHLVRDRLRHGFEKIDRIWSEITNVLADTIPGIRVVKAFAQEKREVSRFREANKHNLAINDRVNAVWSLFTPTVTLLTEIGLLIVWVFGIWQVSHSAITVGVLVAFLTYISRFYTRLDSMSRIVSVTQKAAAGAKRIFDILDHVSSVPEPVRPAKLERVEGAIDMSDLGFRYGNRAVIRGLNLSIAPGEMIGLVGHSGSGKSTLVNLICRFYDVSEGAIRVDGVDIRSLPVSEYRRHIGLVLQEPFLFFGTIADNIAYGKPDATREEIIAAARAAHAHEFILRLPHGYDSLVGERGQALSGGERQRISIARALLINPRILIMDEATSSVDTATEKEIQKALDNLVQGRTTIAIAHRLSTLRKADRLVVMDRGQIVEVGSHDELLLREGAYYKLYQAQARNVDTEDDDAEAAIDIPETAHAQ, encoded by the coding sequence ATGACCCAGTCCTCCCTGCCTGTCCCTACCGCCACTGCCGCCGATGAACCCTGGCGGGCTGAAGCCGGATCGTGGCTCCGACCCGGCGAAACCGTGCTGGCCGGACTGGCACTGGACCTCGACGCGAGGCTGCATTTTACCCAAGGGTGGCTGGTTGTGACGGACCAGCGCATCGTCGCCCGCGCCCCCGGCGAAAAAAATGTGCGGGAATGGAACATCGCCCCGGCGCTGCGCCTGTCGCATACCGACCATGCAGGGGTGGGCACGCTGGAACTGAGCGGCCCCGCCGGCCGGCTCGCCACCTGGCGATATACGCTTGGTTACAATCCCGCGGCCCTGCGGCTGGCGGACCAGTTCGAGGCCCAGCGCGACGCCGCCGCGTCACGCCCGGCCAGCGCGGCGGGCGAGGTGTTGTGCCCGACCTGCAAGGCGCCGCTGCCGCCGGACGAGGAACAGTGCCCGCAATGCAGCCGCGAGCTGGAAACGCCCCCGTCGACCTGGGCGCTGCTGCGGCTGTGGCGCTTCGCGCGACCATACCGCTGGCAACTGCTGGGCGGCTTCCTGCTGACGCTGCTGTCGACCGCCGCCACGCTGGTGCCGCCGTACCTGACCATGCCGCTGATGGACAAGGTGCTGATTCCGTTCCAGAACGGCGTGCCGATCGACTACGGGCTGGTGCGCCTGTACCTGGCGGGGCTGCTTGGCGCGGCACTGGTGGCGTGGTCGCTGGGATGGGCGCGCACCTACCTGCTGGCACGGGTATCGGAGCGCATCGGCGCCGATCTGCGCACAACCACCTATGAACATTTGCTGAAGCTGTCGCTCGAGTACTTCGGCGGCAAGCGCACCGGCGACCTGATGGCGCGCATCGGCTCGGAAAGCGATCGTATCTGCGTGTTCCTGTCGCTGCACCTGCTCGACTTTGCCACCGACGTGCTGATGATCCTGATGACGGCGGTGATCCTGGTATCGATCAACCCGTGGCTGGCGCTGGTGACGCTGGTGCCGCTGCCGTTCATCGCCTGGATGATCCACCTGGTGCGCGACCGCCTGCGCCACGGTTTCGAGAAGATCGACCGGATCTGGTCGGAAATCACCAACGTGCTGGCCGACACCATCCCCGGCATCCGCGTGGTCAAGGCGTTCGCCCAGGAAAAGCGCGAAGTGTCGCGCTTCCGCGAAGCCAACAAGCACAACCTGGCGATCAACGACCGCGTCAATGCGGTCTGGTCGCTGTTCACGCCGACCGTGACGCTGCTGACCGAGATCGGGCTGCTGATCGTGTGGGTGTTCGGCATCTGGCAGGTGTCGCACAGCGCCATCACGGTGGGCGTGCTGGTGGCGTTCCTGACCTATATCAGCCGCTTCTATACCCGGCTGGATTCGATGAGCCGGATCGTGTCGGTGACGCAGAAGGCCGCCGCCGGCGCCAAGCGCATCTTCGACATCCTCGACCATGTGTCGAGCGTGCCCGAGCCGGTGCGGCCGGCCAAACTGGAACGGGTCGAGGGCGCCATCGACATGAGCGACCTGGGCTTCCGCTACGGCAACCGCGCGGTGATCCGCGGGCTGAATTTGTCAATCGCGCCGGGCGAGATGATCGGGCTGGTCGGCCACAGCGGCTCGGGCAAGAGCACGCTGGTCAACCTGATCTGCCGCTTCTACGATGTTTCGGAAGGCGCGATCCGTGTCGACGGCGTCGATATCCGCTCGCTGCCGGTGTCGGAGTACCGCCGCCATATCGGCCTGGTGCTGCAGGAGCCGTTCCTGTTCTTCGGCACGATTGCCGACAATATCGCCTACGGCAAGCCGGACGCCACGCGTGAAGAGATCATTGCCGCCGCGCGGGCCGCGCACGCGCATGAGTTCATCCTGCGGCTGCCGCACGGCTATGACTCGCTGGTCGGTGAACGAGGCCAGGCGCTGTCGGGCGGCGAGCGCCAGCGCATCTCGATTGCGCGCGCGCTGCTGATCAACCCGCGCATCCTGATCATGGACGAGGCCACCTCGTCGGTCGACACCGCCACCGAGAAGGAAATCCAGAAGGCGCTCGACAACCTGGTGCAGGGCCGTACCACCATCGCCATCGCGCACCGCCTGTCGACGCTGCGCAAGGCCGACCGGCTGGTGGTGATGGACCGCGGCCAGATCGTCGAAGTCGGCAGCCACGACGAACTGCTGCTGCGCGAAGGCGCGTACTACAAGCTTTACCAGGCGCAGGCGCGCAATGTCGACACCGAAGACGACGACGCCGAAGCGGCCATCGACATCCCGGAGACCGCCCATGCCCAATGA
- a CDS encoding cyanophycin metabolism-associated DUF1854 family protein, translating into MPNDLAAATTPVFTLDRNPFGRLVLIAEDGTVHEGVVPVRAFPISAPRGGIGMMSTDGHEVVWIPRLEDLPVAERDMIEAELAAREFMPEIERIVGVSTYATPSVWTVKTDRGQTDLVLRGEEAIRRLAGNTLLISDTHGIHYLIRDLMALDKHSRKILDRFL; encoded by the coding sequence ATGCCCAATGACCTCGCCGCCGCGACTACCCCCGTGTTCACGCTCGACCGCAATCCGTTCGGCCGCCTGGTACTGATTGCCGAGGACGGCACCGTCCATGAAGGCGTGGTGCCGGTGCGCGCCTTCCCGATCTCGGCGCCTCGGGGCGGCATCGGCATGATGAGCACCGACGGGCATGAGGTGGTATGGATTCCGCGGCTGGAAGACTTGCCGGTCGCCGAACGCGACATGATCGAAGCGGAGCTCGCCGCGCGCGAGTTCATGCCGGAAATCGAGCGGATCGTCGGTGTGTCGACCTACGCCACGCCCAGCGTGTGGACGGTGAAGACCGACCGCGGCCAGACCGACCTGGTGCTGCGCGGCGAAGAGGCGATCCGGCGCCTGGCCGGCAACACGCTGCTGATCTCGGACACGCACGGCATCCACTACCTGATCCGCGACCTGATGGCGCTGGACAAGCACAGCCGCAAGATCCTCGATCGTTTCCTTTGA
- a CDS encoding fimbrial protein, which yields MNGTQFFTILRRWLVVLACFAAPHLAHATCTATPSMPYLQTLNSMAVAVNLSVGSTIPGTVRQYQFSGACANVPPWVVPGAPIVSCYYGSGTEVLPGVYSTGVAGVGIRLRNAAGQPMTNASGIWCDTRSANLGTLKADLTYSVSVTIEFVKTGPISPGSLDPAQTRFGFGVYNGSVDGALGGTGNATNYIGFSGTIATREIACNVLSPPTVSLPAISAKTLATQGSGGNTPFAIQLTCNSAAIVGMTLDGAPGTPVKSASSGILGLSNAGAAGAASGAGVQIVNASGTAPVPLQVRNAMGNIQANTPATYRFGARYASLGGTLSPGNVTSSMVFTLDYQ from the coding sequence ATGAACGGAACACAATTCTTCACTATCCTGCGCCGCTGGCTCGTCGTGCTGGCGTGCTTCGCGGCCCCGCACCTTGCCCATGCGACCTGCACTGCGACCCCGTCGATGCCCTATTTGCAGACCCTCAACAGCATGGCGGTCGCGGTCAACCTGTCCGTTGGCAGCACCATCCCCGGAACGGTGCGCCAGTACCAGTTCAGCGGCGCCTGCGCCAACGTGCCACCCTGGGTGGTGCCTGGCGCGCCCATCGTCTCGTGCTACTACGGGTCCGGTACCGAAGTGTTGCCGGGTGTCTATTCGACCGGTGTAGCCGGCGTCGGCATCCGCCTGCGCAATGCCGCCGGACAGCCGATGACAAATGCGTCGGGCATCTGGTGCGACACCCGCTCGGCCAACCTCGGCACCCTCAAAGCCGACCTGACCTATTCCGTTTCAGTGACCATCGAGTTCGTCAAGACCGGGCCGATATCGCCCGGCAGCCTCGACCCCGCCCAGACCCGCTTTGGCTTCGGCGTCTATAACGGCTCGGTGGATGGCGCACTGGGAGGCACCGGCAATGCCACCAACTACATCGGATTCTCCGGCACCATCGCCACGCGCGAAATCGCCTGCAATGTCCTCTCTCCCCCCACCGTCAGCCTGCCGGCGATCAGCGCCAAGACCCTCGCAACGCAGGGCTCCGGCGGCAACACGCCGTTCGCCATACAGCTGACCTGCAACAGCGCGGCCATCGTCGGCATGACGCTGGACGGCGCCCCCGGCACCCCAGTCAAGTCGGCTTCGTCCGGCATCCTGGGCCTGAGCAATGCCGGGGCCGCCGGCGCGGCGAGCGGCGCCGGCGTGCAGATCGTCAACGCCAGCGGCACCGCGCCGGTACCGCTTCAGGTGCGCAATGCCATGGGCAACATCCAGGCCAACACACCCGCCACTTATCGTTTCGGCGCCCGCTATGCCAGCCTCGGCGGCACCCTTTCGCCCGGGAACGTCACCAGTTCGATGGTCTTTACGCTGGACTACCAGTAG
- the ubiG gene encoding bifunctional 2-polyprenyl-6-hydroxyphenol methylase/3-demethylubiquinol 3-O-methyltransferase UbiG has product MTLQSQTLPATDAASQHPPRRNADPKEIDKFSELAHRWWDPQSEFKPLHELNPLRLGWIDGIAGLAGKRVVDVGCGGGILSESMARLGATVRGIDLSSKALKVADLHSLESGVAVTYEEIAAEALAAREPASVDVVTCMEMLEHVPDPASIVQACATLVRPGGHVFFSTINRNLKAYLLAIVGAEYVLNMLPRGTHDYDKFITPSELARFARQAGLDLVEMRGMTYNPLSQVYTLGRDTDVNYLMAFRRVAA; this is encoded by the coding sequence ATGACGTTGCAATCGCAAACCCTCCCCGCAACCGACGCCGCCAGCCAGCATCCGCCGCGCCGGAATGCCGACCCCAAGGAAATCGATAAATTCAGCGAACTGGCCCACCGCTGGTGGGATCCGCAGAGCGAGTTCAAGCCGCTGCATGAGCTGAACCCGCTGCGCCTGGGCTGGATCGATGGCATCGCCGGGCTGGCGGGCAAGCGCGTGGTCGACGTGGGCTGCGGCGGCGGCATCCTGTCCGAAAGCATGGCGCGTCTCGGTGCCACCGTCCGCGGCATCGATCTCTCCAGCAAGGCGCTGAAGGTGGCCGACCTGCACAGCCTGGAGTCCGGCGTTGCCGTGACCTACGAGGAGATCGCCGCCGAAGCGCTGGCCGCGCGCGAGCCGGCCAGCGTGGATGTGGTGACTTGCATGGAAATGCTGGAACACGTGCCGGATCCGGCTTCGATCGTGCAGGCGTGCGCCACGCTGGTCAGGCCGGGTGGCCATGTGTTCTTCTCGACCATCAACCGGAATCTGAAGGCGTACCTGCTGGCGATCGTTGGCGCGGAATATGTGCTGAACATGCTGCCGCGCGGCACCCACGACTACGATAAGTTCATCACGCCCTCCGAGCTCGCGCGCTTCGCGCGCCAGGCCGGCCTGGACCTGGTCGAGATGCGCGGCATGACCTACAACCCGCTGTCGCAGGTCTATACGCTGGGCCGCGACACGGACGTGAATTACCTGATGGCGTTCCGCCGGGTGGCGGCATGA
- the gph gene encoding phosphoglycolate phosphatase (PGP is an essential enzyme in the glycolate salvage pathway in higher organisms (photorespiration in plants). Phosphoglycolate results from the oxidase activity of RubisCO in the Calvin cycle when concentrations of carbon dioxide are low relative to oxygen. This enzyme is a member of the Haloacid Dehalogenase (HAD) superfamily of aspartate-nucleophile hydrolase enzymes (PF00702).) — protein sequence MSAGIAGVFFDLDGTLADTAPDLAAAANRLVVERGRPAVAYDKLRPVASHGARGLLGAAFGLRPEDAEFAALRDIFLDYYEADIAVHTRLFDGMPQVLAALEAAGIPWGIVTNKIARFTVPLVAAIGLTPRASAVVSGDTTPHAKPHPAPLLHAAASAGVDPRRCVYVGDDLRDIQAGKAAGMITVTAAYGYCGDGDPPEAWGADHLIRHPAELIPLLVPAAIA from the coding sequence ATGAGCGCGGGGATTGCAGGCGTCTTCTTCGACCTCGACGGCACACTGGCCGACACCGCCCCGGACCTCGCTGCCGCGGCGAACCGGCTGGTGGTCGAACGCGGCCGCCCGGCCGTGGCCTATGACAAGCTGCGCCCCGTGGCCTCGCATGGCGCACGCGGATTGCTGGGCGCGGCCTTCGGCCTGCGTCCGGAAGATGCGGAATTCGCGGCGCTGCGCGATATCTTCCTGGACTACTACGAAGCCGACATCGCGGTGCACACCCGCCTGTTCGACGGCATGCCGCAGGTGCTGGCCGCACTCGAGGCGGCGGGCATCCCGTGGGGCATCGTGACGAACAAGATCGCGCGCTTCACGGTGCCGCTGGTCGCCGCGATCGGGCTGACTCCGCGCGCCAGCGCCGTGGTCAGCGGCGATACCACGCCGCACGCCAAGCCGCACCCTGCCCCGCTGCTGCATGCCGCCGCCAGCGCCGGCGTCGACCCGCGCCGCTGCGTCTATGTGGGCGACGACCTGCGCGACATCCAGGCCGGCAAGGCCGCCGGCATGATCACCGTGACCGCCGCCTATGGCTACTGCGGCGATGGCGACCCGCCCGAGGCCTGGGGCGCGGATCACCTGATCCGCCACCCCGCGGAGCTGATCCCGCTGCTGGTGCCCGCGGCGATTGCCTGA
- the ompA gene encoding outer membrane protein OmpA translates to MKKFAKLALVAATAVMAASAQAQSVPYEKKAVNDNWGNGTSEYVWKNGTNELCWRDSSWTPATANALCDGALAPAVAAPAPAPVAPPVVSSEKVTFAADTLFDFDKAVLKPEGKAKLDDLVSKLQGITLEVIIAVGHTDSFGSDKYNDRLSIRRAESVKAYLVSKGVEANRVYTEGKGKRQLKVDPKSCKGNRKSQIACQQPNRRVEVEVVGTRSAR, encoded by the coding sequence ATGAAAAAATTTGCCAAGCTCGCGCTCGTTGCAGCTACCGCAGTAATGGCTGCATCCGCTCAAGCTCAGTCCGTCCCTTATGAAAAGAAGGCAGTGAACGACAACTGGGGCAACGGTACGAGCGAGTACGTGTGGAAGAATGGCACGAACGAGCTCTGCTGGCGCGACAGCTCCTGGACCCCGGCCACGGCCAACGCGCTGTGCGACGGCGCCCTGGCCCCGGCCGTAGCGGCTCCGGCACCGGCTCCGGTGGCTCCTCCGGTGGTTTCGAGCGAGAAGGTCACTTTCGCTGCTGACACCCTGTTCGACTTCGACAAGGCTGTGCTGAAGCCCGAAGGCAAGGCCAAGCTGGACGACCTGGTCTCGAAGCTGCAAGGCATCACGCTGGAAGTCATCATCGCAGTGGGCCACACCGACTCGTTCGGCTCGGACAAGTACAACGATCGCCTGTCGATCCGCCGCGCTGAATCGGTCAAGGCTTACCTGGTGAGCAAGGGCGTTGAAGCCAACCGCGTCTACACCGAAGGCAAGGGCAAGCGCCAGCTGAAGGTTGATCCGAAGTCGTGCAAGGGCAACCGCAAGTCGCAGATCGCCTGCCAGCAGCCGAACCGCCGCGTGGAAGTCGAAGTGGTCGGCACCCGCAGCGCACGTTAA
- the cphA gene encoding cyanophycin synthetase, producing MKKKDIEIFDVMSLRGPNMWTYRPVLEAWVDIGELEDFPSNTIPGFYERLSAWLPSLIEHRCSIGERGGFLQRLKEGTWPGHILEHVTLELQNLAGMPGGFGKARETPVRGVYKVIVRAWHEEVTRAALFAARDLVMAAIEDRPYDVPATVDHLRRLVDKHCLGPSTACIVDAADDRDIPAIRLSDGNLVQLGYGARQRRIWTAETDRTSAIAESISRDKDLTKSLLESCGVPVPEGRLVESPEDAWDAAEDIGVPVVVKPYDGNHGRGVFTNLMTREEVETAYGVALDEGSGVIVERFIPGNEHRLLVVGGRLVAAAMGETASVVGDGKSTIDELIELQINSDPRRGSTEDHPLNRVRLDSAARLELKRQGMDGSSVPPEGRPVLIQRNGNVAFDVTDRVHPSVAAHAALAARVVGLDIAGVDLVAEDISRPLHEQRGAIVEVNAGPGLLMHIKPAEGTPRPVGRAIVNHLFPESEDDQGRIPVVGVTGTNGKTVVARLVARLLQLSGKHTGLACSDGLYLDRRQVESGDRANWEAGHRILMNRAVEAAVFENDSGSILSEGLAYDRCQVGVVTNFDQPDHLGDYYVEDEDRMYNVLRTQVDVVLQNGAAVLNARDERLVEMAGLCDGDVIFFGLTPELPAIMSHRAAGKRAVYVREGKIVLATGSSETALVDVAAVPLTYAGRVAFQVENVLAAVAAGWALGISNDLIRAGVVTFDVGQVDVPGRFTMFERNGATVVVDDAHNAPALEALAAALDRFPAERRMVVYGAGVQRRDDDLVRQGKALGQHFDRVFLCEDRSVKRALPDAEARALLKQGLYEGRRVTKIIDEGTRASAIETALGQLVPGDLLVLQCDEAATGATVDLVHHWMGQPARRA from the coding sequence ATGAAAAAGAAGGACATTGAGATTTTCGATGTCATGTCGCTGCGCGGCCCGAATATGTGGACATATCGGCCCGTCCTGGAGGCATGGGTCGATATCGGGGAACTGGAGGACTTTCCCTCCAACACGATTCCGGGGTTCTACGAGCGCCTGTCGGCCTGGCTGCCATCGCTGATCGAGCATCGCTGCAGCATCGGCGAGCGCGGCGGCTTCCTGCAGCGGCTGAAGGAAGGCACCTGGCCGGGCCATATCCTGGAACACGTGACGCTTGAGCTGCAAAACCTGGCGGGCATGCCGGGCGGGTTCGGCAAGGCGCGCGAAACGCCGGTGCGAGGCGTCTACAAGGTGATCGTGCGCGCCTGGCACGAGGAAGTCACCCGCGCCGCCCTGTTCGCCGCGCGCGACCTGGTGATGGCGGCGATCGAGGACCGTCCCTATGACGTCCCGGCGACGGTCGACCACCTGCGCCGCCTGGTCGACAAGCATTGCCTGGGCCCCAGCACCGCCTGCATCGTCGATGCCGCGGACGACCGCGACATTCCCGCGATCCGCCTGTCGGACGGCAACCTGGTGCAGCTCGGCTACGGCGCGCGGCAGCGCCGCATCTGGACCGCCGAGACCGACCGCACCAGCGCGATCGCCGAGAGCATCTCGCGCGACAAGGACCTGACCAAGAGCCTGCTGGAATCGTGCGGCGTGCCGGTGCCGGAAGGCCGCCTGGTCGAATCGCCCGAAGATGCCTGGGATGCCGCCGAGGACATCGGCGTGCCGGTGGTGGTGAAGCCCTATGACGGCAACCATGGCCGCGGCGTGTTCACCAACCTGATGACCCGCGAGGAAGTCGAAACCGCCTACGGCGTGGCCCTCGACGAGGGCAGCGGCGTCATCGTCGAGCGCTTTATCCCCGGCAACGAGCACCGCCTGCTGGTGGTGGGCGGCCGCCTGGTCGCCGCGGCCATGGGCGAGACCGCCAGCGTGGTCGGCGACGGCAAGTCCACCATCGACGAGCTGATCGAGCTGCAGATCAATTCCGATCCGCGCCGCGGCAGCACCGAGGACCACCCGCTCAACCGCGTGCGGCTCGATTCCGCCGCGCGGCTCGAACTGAAGCGCCAGGGCATGGACGGCAGCTCGGTGCCGCCGGAAGGCCGCCCGGTGCTGATCCAGCGCAACGGCAACGTCGCCTTCGACGTCACCGACCGCGTCCATCCCAGCGTCGCCGCGCATGCCGCGCTGGCCGCGCGCGTGGTGGGGCTGGATATCGCCGGCGTCGACCTGGTGGCCGAGGACATCTCGCGCCCGCTGCACGAACAGCGCGGCGCCATCGTCGAAGTCAACGCCGGCCCCGGCCTGCTGATGCATATCAAGCCCGCCGAGGGCACGCCGCGCCCGGTGGGCCGCGCCATCGTCAACCACCTGTTCCCCGAGTCGGAAGACGACCAGGGCCGCATCCCGGTGGTGGGCGTGACCGGCACCAACGGCAAGACCGTGGTGGCGCGCCTGGTGGCGCGCCTGCTGCAGCTGTCGGGCAAGCATACCGGGCTGGCCTGCAGCGACGGCCTGTACCTCGACCGCCGCCAGGTCGAAAGCGGCGACCGCGCCAACTGGGAAGCCGGTCACCGCATCCTGATGAACCGCGCGGTCGAGGCCGCCGTGTTCGAGAACGACAGCGGCAGCATCCTGTCCGAGGGCCTGGCCTATGACCGCTGCCAGGTCGGCGTGGTCACCAACTTCGACCAGCCCGACCACCTCGGCGACTATTACGTCGAAGACGAAGACCGCATGTACAACGTGCTGCGCACGCAGGTCGACGTGGTGCTGCAGAACGGCGCCGCCGTGCTCAACGCGCGCGACGAACGCCTGGTCGAGATGGCCGGGCTGTGCGACGGCGACGTGATCTTCTTCGGCCTGACGCCCGAGCTGCCCGCGATCATGTCGCACCGCGCCGCCGGCAAGCGCGCGGTGTATGTGCGCGAAGGCAAGATCGTGCTGGCCACCGGCAGCAGCGAGACCGCGCTGGTCGACGTGGCCGCGGTGCCGCTGACCTACGCCGGCCGCGTCGCGTTCCAGGTCGAGAACGTGCTGGCCGCGGTCGCCGCCGGCTGGGCGCTGGGCATCTCCAATGACCTGATCCGCGCCGGCGTGGTGACCTTCGATGTCGGCCAGGTCGACGTGCCGGGCCGCTTTACGATGTTCGAGCGCAACGGCGCCACGGTGGTGGTCGACGATGCCCACAACGCCCCCGCGCTGGAAGCGCTGGCGGCCGCGCTGGACCGCTTCCCGGCCGAGCGCCGCATGGTGGTCTACGGCGCCGGCGTGCAGCGCCGCGACGACGACCTGGTGCGCCAGGGCAAGGCCTTGGGCCAGCATTTCGACCGCGTGTTCCTGTGCGAGGACCGCAGCGTCAAGCGCGCCCTGCCCGACGCCGAAGCGCGCGCGCTGCTCAAGCAGGGCCTGTACGAAGGCCGGCGCGTGACCAAGATCATCGACGAAGGCACTCGCGCCAGCGCCATCGAAACCGCCCTCGGCCAACTGGTGCCGGGCGACCTGCTGGTCCTGCAGTGCGACGAGGCTGCCACCGGCGCCACCGTCGACCTGGTGCACCACTGGATGGGCCAGCCTGCCCGCCGCGCCTGA